The sequence below is a genomic window from Uranotaenia lowii strain MFRU-FL chromosome 2, ASM2978415v1, whole genome shotgun sequence.
AAAGGCTGACAGCTTGGCCAGAGAAGGGTCTTCTATTCCGCTTGAGGGACCAGAACCATTTTGCAGTATTTCCAAAATGctattttaaattagaaatgaaaaataaagaaaaaagtataattgCAAACAATTGGAAAAACTCTGTTGTAGGGCAACAGgctaaaaaattatccaacgaagtattaaaaaatcagaaatagcTCTTAGCTTATCTAAGAAAGACCTTAAAATGTTCACAGGGCTCGTTACAGGTCACTGTGAATGCAGatatcacatgaaaaaaattggcagaTTAAACTCTGACGAGTGTCGTTTTCTGCAGTATGGAGAAGGAATCGTCAGAGCATCTTCTTTGCGAATGTCCTTCTCTTATATCGAAACGGATTCAAATAATCGGCTGTGGTATATTAGATCCTCCGAAGTTTTTTCAATTGGTCCTAAAAAGGTGAACAGCTTCATAAGAGCGGTTATACCAGATTGGGAAAATGCTAAATCTCAAGATAGGGACACTATCTAATATATGAAAGTGATCTTCCTTGACTTAGCATACATTAAACAGGGGGCATattacaatagatcaactaactggtcgcagtgataggtacccaacaaaaaaaaaaaaaaaaattcgagtcATAAAAAAATCGAGAAGCTTCTTCGTATTATTTCTAATATTAGGTCAAAAAAAAGAATGcatataataaaacacaaataactcaaagtgaagaaaaatacctagttctgaaaaaaattcattgctGCGTTTCTTAATTTaccaatattttaaatcaacacCCTTTTTATCGTATTGTAAACATTAttgtttcggaaaaaaatattgaaaactgatGTAGAGAAAATGGAGGAAAATCAATAGAAATAGGAGTAGGATATCATTTTGCTTATATAAAAAGCAGAACCTGAACGGAATTTCACTAAACAATAGATATGTACGtaggaaaaaactttttttgcgtTTATGCATGTAAtatcacactagtcaaaagtgtctcttGGTCAAATTCTTCAACCCACATctacaaccaaatttttttgctgggatgcagaggtgacctcggttctaaagcataacattgttttttcctccctttctctcttttccagcctatttattgactactaggacgtggccggcgccgttattgatgttgaaagagagagcatcagttctgtacattgagaatggactgctaatcccaagcaccattcatttgacctctgattaAAATTGATGGcatcggtcaatcacggagtagcaaccattggcgacgtggaattcgttctactgagcctaACTGCCCTACTGACTAAAAATCAATGATTGTAGAAATTGAAGTTCATGCATTTCGGGTTTCATAGTACAGATGGATGTgaatagtcaatcaagctaagctaagctaaaaaaatcaactccaaCAACTGTactctcaaaagtcaaaattactcgcggtcttcgggaaagttgattattgagtCAAAAcctctatttttaaaaattcgataaTGTGCaatagttttgccaaaaaaaaaaatgcaccaatTTGTTTAATTAATGTTAACCTTTACCAAATGAATGTTTGGTATCAGCGCCCCAAAGTTAGTGAAAATTGGCTCTTATTTTCTTTACacctcgaaaaaatgtaaattttgttgccttgtgtaacGCTGTCGAAAGATGAAAGCGAGATGAATAACCATTTAGCGTAACCCTTTTCTGACGAGGAAATTTCTCATTTGCTtatgaaagaattttttgcagctgttttcaaataaagaaacatCATAAAAGTACGATTGAttcataaatttagatttatttcatcAAACATCCGAAATCAAAACCTTTTTATCTGGGCAGATGTCCAGTGTGGCTCTCGATCCAGTTGGTGAAGGATTCAGTACGGACGTATCCGGAAGGCAGACCGGAAGCGCATCCAGCGGCAGCAACGAAGGAAACAACACCAACCTGGGTACCTCCCATAGGTCAATGGGCCGCCAGAATCTCCACTGCATGGGTTCTGGTTGATGGCATCAGCTCCGAGGGCACAGATGGTGGATCCGATGATGACGGCATTTTCCGTAGGTCTGGGCGCACTGGCGTTCGAGATGATGCTCATGTCAACCCATCGCATTTCGTTCGGGATCACGCAGCCAGTTCCCTGGCAGGTGAGGCCCCATCCGGAAACGGTGGCACGAGATCCGGGAATGGTGTGCTAGTTCCGTGATGAGGAATGCGGACGGCATGGATGTTTCCTCCCAGAGTAACTGGAGTTCCCATACGGATCAGACCGATGTCGTTGTTCAAGTTGTTCGGGTTGTAGTTGGGGTGGGATGACGATCTGGGCTGAGGTACGGGTCTGGTACGGGGCATTACGCAGGGTGCGATCCCAGGATGATGTTGAAGCTGTTGACATTGACTTGACAGTGAGCAGCAGTCAGAACCCAGGTAGACGAGATTACTGAACCACCGCAGCTCAGAGCTCCAGCATTAGTGAAACCAGTCAGATGGACCTGATACGGGAAACGTCCAGCTGGCGCAGGATGTCCGTTGACGATACGGGTATCCTTCTGACGCATCTGGGCATCGCGAACGGACACGATTTCCTCATAGCGGATCTCGGCCGcctaaagagaaaaaaatcagtcacccTCAAAGACTTCCTCTAAACTCACACTCCACAGTCTTACCTGAGTAAGGGCCAAACAAGCCAAAATAGTCAAGAACAGCTTCATGGTGCACTGAATGGTACAACCTAAACAATGTTGTTATGCATCTTTGAAACCACTTTTATAGGTCTCGATAAACTACAAACAATTCGATCGCTCCAGTAGTTCAACGCGATAAGATTAGCATTCAAAATGCGTTAACTCCCTGCCCCTATCGGATTCGATAATCATTGATTGTGTTACAATTGGAAGCTGATAGGAAATTCCCGgcacaaaatttggttaaatttgacGCAAGCAGCAAGAAAGATTATTTCAGGGTTTTCCAACGTTCAGACGGATACGTTTTAAGGAATGTTTTCAAACCAATAAGTTTACAATATGCGTCGTTTAAAACTTTTCCCCAGGTTATGGATAGGTATGTAGTTTATATTGCAAGACAACTAAGATGCAAAAGCAATGAAattcaacatttatttttcgGGATTTCCTGTACGTAGCTCTAAATTTTGTATCGGATTTGGAAacactttgttcaaaaatcgcACGATAATGAAGATTTTGGTTAGCTATTTTTGTCGGcgttttctttttaataaagtGTACCTTCAATCACTTAAACCGTCTATTAtaaggataaaaaaattaactcataCGCTGTATCTCATACGCTGTAAGAAGATAAAGggtgaaacggtcaaaatttggtcaagggaaaacgcgtgtaaatcggtgaaattgttcatttgaaaaatcaaaattaatttctttttcaagtttaattaatataaaattcaggaaaaatattcagttaggcttccgcttttccaaatccgaattgccgggcccttacgcttaacccctgccatcagattttgtacagccaccttgtccaccttcttcgccgcagaaagccagtttaccttgaactgctgctcgtccttagcagttttttggtcttcttaggttccgcttgacaatagcccagtatttctcaattgggcggagttctggcgtgttgggagggttcttgtctttgggaaccacctgcacgttgttggcggcgtaccactcatGGCGTTTTTACaggtaatggcaagatgcctaaatccggccaaaacagtacggaacaaccgtgtttcttcaggaaaggcagcagacgtttattcaaacactctttcacgtaaatttcttggttgacagtccccggaagacttcctggctgtcgacaaacgttccccaaacacttgaattacatttgtaacggttgatttggcaatttttagctattttgccagctttgcgtgcgagtagttcggatttcgcgatgcgcgagcaaaatgttgatacgctgctcttcttccttggacgccattttgacaactgaagagtgaattccaaaatcaaaataggagcaacgttctacacacacacacacacacacacacacacacacacacacacacacacacacacacacacacacacacacacacacacacacacacacacacacacacacacacacacacacacacacacacacacacaccacacacacacacacacgcacacacacacacacgcacacacacacacacacacacacacacacacacacacacgcacgcacacacacacacacacacacacacacacacacacacacacatacacacacacacacacacacacacacacacacacacacacacacaaacacagaAACACAGAAACAcagaaacacacacacacacacacacacacacacacacacacacacacacacacacacacacacacacacacacacacacacacacacacacacacacacacacacacacacacacacacacacacacacacacatacacacacacacacacacacacacacacacacacacacgttcaaaatgaggggtgttcaggtatCTTTAAtgctaaattgaaagaaatacgtcaagttgatattgaccaaattttgaccgtatcaccctttattcctGAAAACACATTGGATCGTGATGAAATCTTGCGCAAGAGTGTTTGGAggaacgagcaatcgattccagctATCAAATTTcttgtcaggggtcggccaaaggggtcgtccatacaacacaaatactgtttaagccattttaatgtttttatacatAGGATTGAGTTAAAAATTGGTACACGGGCGTTTTAATAGAcgggaaatcgatttcaggtatcaaatattgtttacGGGACCAGAAAAAGGGGCCGTCCTTAATACTCAAATACTGTTTTAGTCTTATTGACGTCATTATACCtacatcccagcaaacatttaactAGGTATACCGCAGAAACAACAGGAATTTAGAAACGCTTATACCAAAAGGAATAATCgtattgaatttatcaaaatagcatatagctacaaaagtggaggcgatatagcGATAATGACTAGATTCCAAAACGGATTTAAGATAATGACTAGATTCCAAAACGGATTTAAGATTTCATTACGTCTACAACAAGCAAATAAACAATCATGAACAACTTgaggcaaatgaaaaaaaaaaacggatctgACAGAGTATCGAACTTCAATCCTCCGAGTCAGCTTGCCAGCGCCTTACCACAAGGCCAACTCATAAGTTGCTTGAGAGTCGAGCTGTAGTTCTATAAGAGATGTTGAAGTTCCATCACGCATATTTTGTTCGAATCGAGAAGAGAAGAAGAGACCCGATTGAGTGTCAATTTAAGTTCCGCCCGTTCGTCGTAAATCTGAACAAATTGATGCTTTTTGACTACATATTTACGAACCAAGTTATCATTTACtcgatttgaaatgttttacggAAGAAGTCGTAAATGTATCATGAAATATCACTCAGAACAAACATTTGTACGATAGCCACGAGCAATCTCAATTTAAACGACTTATGTTGTCATTTCTagtacgatttcatgttagctggaaTCGGAATGAGATAATTAATGGCACATGGAAGTTTTCACGAATGAACATTCGATTTCAAGAGTAAAATTTTGTGTATGCGGTCAGCAAAAGGGGACGTCCATATTAacatttcattgtttttgcgatattgacgttgaaatgaaaatttttactttgTGGTTTTAAGGGACTAGCAATCGATTCCATGCAGCAAATCCAGGGTCGGGGGATCGTCCatataatttaatgtttttgcggaATTGACGTTATCATACATTggattggaatgaaaaatttccaCACGGGAGTTTAAATAAACCTTTTCGGATCGGATGTTTGGCAAATGGTGTGAAGAAAACATGGAATGGAGCTTCAGCCAAAGAATTTGGTCCCAACTGTAAAACACGGTGGCGGCAACTAGATGTTGTGGGGTTCAATGTCGGCCTCTGGACCTGGAACCATGGAACTAATTAACTCAACGATGGTCAAGATGGGTTATTTGAACATTCTTAAGCGTAGCGTGCAGCCTTCCGTGGATAAATTGGACTACTTCCAATCAG
It includes:
- the LOC129749590 gene encoding LOW QUALITY PROTEIN: trypsin-like (The sequence of the model RefSeq protein was modified relative to this genomic sequence to represent the inferred CDS: deleted 2 bases in 1 codon), encoding MKLFLTILACLALTQAAEIRYEEIVSVRDAQMRQKDTRIVNGHPAPAGRFPYQVHLTGFTNAGALSCGGSVISSTWVLTAAHCQVNVNSFNIILGSHPAMPRTRPVPQPRSSSHPNYNPNNLNNDIGLIRMGTPVTLGGNIHAVRIPHHGTSTPFPDLVPPFPDGASPARELAA